Proteins from one Xenopus tropicalis strain Nigerian chromosome 1, UCB_Xtro_10.0, whole genome shotgun sequence genomic window:
- the tex43 gene encoding testis-expressed protein 43 translates to MSARSRATPGSHVMTQEHSDADSHLKEQPDICQPEPRAMACAATVTDIKGLAHTHVPELSRRHPLIPKLYVMPWKHDMVNRKLILKHAGLAGVYKGPHEDTLFLENKERLCHGEESNIVTQKMKLPSQKQITNFPSYSPLSKYQGYLIKQKSRQHCIAQNAPSSSLTTEQSRST, encoded by the exons ATGTCAGCCAGGAGCAGAGCTACACCAGGTAGTCATGTAATGACTCAGGAGCACTCAGATGCCGACAGCCATCTAAAGGAACAGCCTGACATCTGTCAGCCGGAACCTAGAGCCATGGCCTGCGCAGCAACTGTTACAGATATAAAAGG ACTAGCTCACACACATGTTCCTGAGCTTTCCAGAAGGCATCCATTAATACCCAAGCTTTATGTGATGCCATGGAAACATGATATGGTCAACAGGAAGCTGATATTAAAG CATGCAGGTCTGGCCGGGGTGTATAAAGGTCCCCATGAAGATACTCTATTTCTGGAAAACAAAGAGAGGCTGTGTCATGGAGAGGAGAGCAACATTGTCACACAGAAAATGAAACTCCCATCACAAAAACAGATCACAAATTTTCCATCATACTCTCCTCTGTCCAAGTATCAAGGATACCTAATCAAGCAGAAAAGCAGACAGCACTGCATTGCTCAAAATGCACCCAGCAGTAGTTTGACCACTGAACAGTCTAGAAGCACATGA